From one Polyangia bacterium genomic stretch:
- a CDS encoding SAM-dependent methyltransferase: MIPEPSSSPIQHVSDTAFMVAHHRAVESARPDALFVDPLAALLAGERGAAITRGLPMQPMVGWSVAIRTRIIDQYIAGAIAAGCDTVVNLGAGLDTRPYRLSLPPSLRWIEVDYPALITFKDQRLAAETPRCQLVRVGMDLAEQPQRQTLLRQIDGESSRLLIITEGVVPYLDNAAVGALAKDLRALPHAASWIVDYFSPDSTAYRKKTGADRAMAAAPFKFNPPDWFAFFAQHGWQSREVRYLPAEGARLGRRPPLPWAMRAVMKLLRPFAPADKRERFGRFAGIVLLVPTPR; the protein is encoded by the coding sequence ATGATCCCCGAACCGTCGTCGTCCCCCATCCAGCACGTCTCTGACACCGCCTTCATGGTGGCGCATCACCGGGCGGTGGAGTCGGCGCGCCCCGATGCTTTGTTCGTCGATCCGCTGGCGGCACTGCTGGCCGGCGAGCGCGGCGCCGCCATCACCCGCGGCCTGCCCATGCAGCCGATGGTCGGCTGGTCGGTGGCGATTCGCACGCGCATCATCGACCAGTACATCGCCGGCGCCATTGCGGCCGGCTGCGACACGGTGGTGAATCTGGGCGCCGGCCTGGACACGCGCCCTTACCGTCTATCGCTGCCGCCGTCGCTGCGCTGGATCGAGGTCGATTATCCAGCTCTGATCACCTTCAAAGATCAGCGCCTGGCCGCAGAGACGCCGCGCTGCCAGCTTGTGCGCGTCGGGATGGATCTCGCCGAGCAGCCGCAGCGACAGACGCTGCTGCGGCAGATCGACGGCGAATCCTCACGCCTGCTGATCATCACCGAAGGCGTGGTGCCGTACCTGGACAACGCCGCGGTGGGCGCGCTGGCCAAGGATCTTCGCGCGCTGCCGCACGCGGCGAGCTGGATCGTCGACTACTTTTCGCCAGACTCGACCGCCTATCGCAAGAAGACCGGCGCCGATCGCGCCATGGCCGCGGCGCCGTTCAAGTTCAATCCACCCGACTGGTTCGCGTTCTTCGCCCAGCATGGCTGGCAGAGCCGCGAGGTCCGGTACTTGCCGGCGGAGGGCGCGCGGCTTGGCCGGCGTCCGCCGCTGCCGTGGGCGATGCGCGCGGTCATGAAATTGCTGCGTCCGTTCGCCCCGGCCGACAAGCGCGAACGCTTCGGCCGTTTTGCCGGCATTGTCTTGCTGGTGCCGACGCCGCGCTGA
- a CDS encoding aldo/keto reductase, translating to MTEQLSETRPVKLGATGPTVFPLGLGCMGMSGTYGATDDAESVRTIQAAIDRGVTLIDTGDFYGMGHNELIIGRAIAGRRDKIFLSVKFGALRGPDGSWQGLDTRPAAVKNFLAYTLKRLGVEAIDIYRPSRLDPNVPIEDTVGAIAEMVKAGYVRHIGLSEVGVETLRRARQLHPIVDLQIEYSLASRRPEATIFPALKELGVGATLYGVFSRGLLTGSGPKGPRDLRNHLPRFQSDNRAQNSDLALRLQAFAAERGMTAGQAAIAWVRARQPTLLPLIGPKTVAQLDDALGALACPLSPDDVVALERALPEDAVAGSRYGAEQMRGLDSER from the coding sequence ATGACGGAACAGCTGTCCGAAACCCGCCCGGTGAAGCTGGGCGCGACGGGACCGACGGTTTTTCCGCTGGGTCTCGGCTGCATGGGCATGTCCGGGACGTATGGCGCCACCGACGACGCCGAGAGCGTCCGCACCATCCAGGCAGCCATCGATCGCGGCGTCACGTTGATCGACACCGGTGACTTTTACGGCATGGGCCACAACGAGCTCATCATCGGCCGTGCCATCGCCGGCCGCCGCGACAAGATTTTTCTTTCGGTGAAGTTCGGCGCCCTGCGCGGGCCAGACGGAAGCTGGCAGGGCCTGGACACGCGCCCGGCCGCGGTGAAGAACTTTCTCGCCTACACCCTCAAGCGCCTCGGTGTCGAGGCCATCGACATCTACCGGCCGTCGCGGCTGGATCCGAACGTTCCGATCGAGGACACCGTCGGGGCCATCGCCGAAATGGTCAAGGCCGGCTATGTCCGCCACATCGGATTGTCGGAGGTCGGCGTCGAGACCCTGCGCCGCGCCCGCCAGCTGCATCCCATCGTCGATCTGCAGATCGAATACTCGCTGGCCAGCCGGCGGCCGGAGGCGACGATCTTTCCCGCCCTGAAAGAGCTGGGCGTCGGCGCCACGCTGTACGGGGTTTTCTCGCGCGGCTTGCTCACCGGCAGCGGGCCCAAAGGGCCGCGCGACCTGCGCAATCACCTGCCCCGCTTTCAAAGCGACAACCGCGCCCAAAACAGCGACCTCGCCCTGCGCCTGCAGGCCTTCGCCGCCGAGCGCGGCATGACCGCGGGCCAGGCGGCGATCGCCTGGGTGCGGGCGCGGCAGCCGACGCTCCTGCCCTTGATCGGACCCAAGACCGTCGCGCAGCTTGACGATGCGTTGGGCGCCCTGGCGTGCCCGCTGTCCCCGGACGACGTGGTGGCGCTGGAGCGGGCGTTGCCCGAGGATGCCGTGGCCGGCTCTCGCTATGGCGCCGAACAGATGCGCGGCCTGGACAGCGAGCGATAG
- a CDS encoding 4'-phosphopantetheinyl transferase superfamily protein has translation MATATIPDQVFLVDPAVGDDAQRLARYEALLTVDERARQARFVFARDRQAFAVTRALVRAALSRFAPVAPVDWRFVADRHGRPTVCGPEGIAAPAFSVSHTAGLIACLVSGEARAAVDVEQVRMVDDALAIAGRNFAVAETHALRACDGEQRRDLFLALWTLKESYLKALGRGLSLPLDCAAFTLAGQAIAARLDPAVAPHAAAPNRPARWQFQLWRPSSTHWLALARAAPADGVPPAPRFVRLIPLETEEPAAPSLAASGVAG, from the coding sequence GTGGCGACAGCGACGATCCCGGACCAGGTCTTTCTGGTCGATCCGGCGGTGGGCGACGATGCGCAACGGCTGGCCCGCTATGAAGCACTGCTGACCGTGGACGAACGCGCCCGCCAGGCGCGGTTTGTGTTCGCCCGCGATCGCCAGGCCTTCGCGGTGACGCGCGCGCTGGTGCGGGCGGCGCTGTCCCGGTTTGCGCCGGTCGCGCCGGTCGACTGGCGGTTCGTCGCCGACCGGCACGGGCGGCCGACGGTGTGCGGGCCGGAGGGGATCGCGGCGCCCGCTTTCAGCGTGTCGCACACGGCGGGGCTGATCGCCTGTCTGGTCAGCGGCGAAGCCCGGGCGGCCGTCGACGTCGAGCAGGTCCGGATGGTCGACGACGCGCTGGCCATCGCCGGGCGTAACTTCGCCGTCGCAGAGACGCACGCGTTGCGCGCCTGCGACGGCGAACAGCGGCGGGATTTATTTTTGGCCCTGTGGACGTTGAAGGAGTCGTACCTCAAGGCGCTGGGACGAGGGCTGTCGCTGCCGCTTGACTGCGCGGCGTTCACGCTGGCCGGCCAGGCGATCGCCGCGCGGCTGGATCCCGCGGTTGCGCCACATGCGGCGGCGCCGAATCGGCCCGCACGCTGGCAGTTTCAGCTCTGGCGGCCGTCGTCCACGCACTGGCTGGCACTGGCGCGCGCGGCGCCCGCCGACGGCGTTCCGCCGGCGCCGCGTTTCGTCCGCCTGATTCCGCTGGAAACAGAAGAGCCAGCGGCGCCGTCGCTGGCCGCCAGCGGCGTCGCCGGTTGA
- a CDS encoding inorganic diphosphatase: MHPLHDIALPDRIEQYFPVVIEIPKGSKLKYEIDKRTGLLMLDRVLYSAVHYPASYGFIPQTHAGDGDPLDVLVLMQEPVFPLTIVRARAVGGIAMRDDKGVDDKIVAVAVDDPAVAHYQDGKDLPPHFMVELRHFFEEYKVLEGKLSEVEEPYGREHALEVIRAAAQGYRARAAWDKP; this comes from the coding sequence GTGCACCCGCTTCACGACATCGCGCTGCCCGATCGCATCGAACAGTACTTTCCCGTCGTCATCGAGATCCCCAAGGGCTCGAAGCTGAAGTACGAGATCGACAAGCGGACCGGACTTTTGATGCTGGATCGCGTGCTTTATTCGGCGGTGCACTATCCGGCCAGCTACGGGTTCATCCCGCAGACCCACGCCGGTGACGGCGATCCGCTGGACGTGCTGGTGTTGATGCAAGAGCCGGTGTTTCCGCTGACCATCGTGCGGGCGCGGGCGGTGGGCGGCATCGCCATGCGCGACGACAAGGGGGTCGACGACAAGATCGTCGCCGTGGCCGTCGATGATCCGGCGGTGGCGCACTATCAGGACGGCAAGGATCTGCCGCCTCACTTCATGGTCGAGCTGCGCCACTTTTTCGAGGAGTACAAGGTTCTGGAAGGCAAGCTCAGCGAGGTCGAGGAACCGTACGGTCGCGAGCACGCGCTGGAGGTCATTCGCGCTGCCGCCCAGGGTTATCGCGCCCGCGCGGCGTGGGACAAACCCTAG